Proteins encoded in a region of the Streptomyces akebiae genome:
- a CDS encoding MHYT domain-containing protein produces the protein MQGTVDGFSYGAVTPVAAYVMACLGAALGLRCVVRSVYNERSWKPGWLALGAASIGCGIWTMHFIAMVGFRVKESPLHYDVGLTVLSLAVAITVVGIGVFAVGYRGVSTSTLCTAGSVTGLGVAAMHYLGMAAIQLNGYIQYDIFVVALSVGIAIVAATAALWAAVSIRGFLTSLGASLVMGVAVSGMHYTGMAAVGVHLHGTTGGPITGESPTTILLPMLIGPVIFLLLAGVVVMFDPMLVLGEGEWDRTAGRQRDQERERERPEPRRPWGADRPDVPLQHPDDSSPASLFEPRPRRPREQPQGAGRRVQEW, from the coding sequence ATGCAAGGCACGGTCGACGGTTTCAGCTACGGTGCGGTCACGCCGGTGGCCGCCTATGTCATGGCCTGCCTGGGCGCCGCGTTAGGACTGCGCTGCGTGGTCAGGTCGGTCTACAACGAGCGGTCCTGGAAGCCCGGTTGGCTGGCCCTGGGGGCCGCGAGCATCGGCTGCGGCATCTGGACGATGCACTTCATCGCGATGGTCGGCTTCCGGGTGAAGGAGAGTCCCCTCCACTACGACGTCGGGCTGACGGTGCTCAGCCTCGCCGTCGCCATCACCGTCGTCGGCATCGGGGTCTTCGCCGTGGGCTACCGCGGTGTCAGCACGTCCACCCTCTGCACGGCGGGATCCGTCACGGGCCTCGGGGTGGCCGCCATGCACTATCTGGGCATGGCCGCCATCCAGTTGAACGGCTACATCCAGTACGACATCTTCGTCGTCGCCCTCTCCGTCGGCATCGCCATCGTCGCCGCGACCGCCGCGCTCTGGGCGGCCGTGTCGATCCGGGGCTTCCTGACCAGTCTCGGGGCCAGCCTGGTGATGGGGGTCGCCGTGTCCGGCATGCACTACACCGGGATGGCCGCGGTGGGGGTGCACCTCCACGGCACGACCGGCGGCCCGATCACCGGCGAATCACCCACGACGATCCTCCTGCCCATGCTGATCGGCCCGGTCATCTTCCTGCTCCTCGCGGGCGTCGTCGTGATGTTCGACCCGATGCTCGTCCTGGGCGAGGGCGAATGGGACCGCACGGCCGGCCGGCAGCGGGACCAGGAGCGGGAGCGGGAGCGGCCGGAACCCCGCCGGCCCTGGGGAGCCGACCGCCCCGACGTGCCGCTCCAGCACCCCGACGACTCCTCCCCCGCGTCCCTCTTCGAACCCCGGCCCCGCCGCCCCCGGGAGCAGCCGCAGGGCGCGGGGCGGCGCGTCCAGGAGTGGTGA
- a CDS encoding sugar phosphate isomerase/epimerase family protein: MKLAFSTLGVPGLPIADVVRLAATHGYHGVELRAHPEEPVHPGIGADERAEVAAEFKGAGVEILGVAGYARVAAPGEDGPVLDEIRALLDLARDLGAPFVRVFPGADLAGGQSTEEADAIAARRLGTAAEDAADRGVRVLLETHDSHRTGADAIRVLGPVGHGSVGALWDVMHTWLGGEQPAESYAALSPFLGYVQVKDIASAEDTTPLALGAGVLPLGECVELLSRRDWDGWLCWEYEKRWYEKAAPLPELLAAGREHLGRLLNDAA, encoded by the coding sequence ATGAAACTCGCGTTCTCCACCCTCGGTGTCCCCGGTCTCCCCATCGCCGACGTCGTACGACTCGCCGCGACGCACGGCTACCACGGCGTCGAACTGCGCGCCCACCCCGAGGAGCCGGTGCATCCGGGCATCGGGGCCGACGAACGGGCCGAGGTCGCGGCCGAGTTCAAGGGGGCCGGCGTGGAGATCCTGGGGGTCGCCGGGTACGCGCGGGTCGCCGCGCCGGGCGAGGACGGTCCCGTGCTGGACGAGATCCGCGCCCTCCTCGACCTGGCCCGGGACCTGGGCGCCCCCTTCGTCCGGGTCTTCCCCGGCGCCGACCTGGCCGGCGGCCAGAGCACGGAGGAGGCCGACGCGATCGCGGCCCGGCGGCTGGGCACGGCGGCGGAGGACGCGGCCGACCGGGGCGTACGCGTCCTGCTGGAGACGCACGACTCGCACCGCACCGGCGCCGACGCGATCCGGGTGCTCGGTCCGGTCGGCCACGGCAGCGTCGGCGCGCTCTGGGACGTGATGCACACCTGGCTCGGCGGCGAACAGCCCGCCGAGTCCTACGCCGCCCTCTCCCCCTTCCTCGGCTACGTCCAGGTCAAGGACATCGCCTCCGCCGAGGACACCACCCCGCTCGCGCTCGGCGCAGGCGTCCTCCCGCTCGGCGAGTGCGTCGAACTCCTCTCCCGCAGGGACTGGGACGGGTGGCTGTGCTGGGAGTACGAGAAGCGGTGGTACGAGAAGGCCGCGCCGCTTCCGGAGCTGCTGGCGGCGGGACGGGAGCACCTCGGGCGGCTCCTCAACGACGCGGCGTAA
- a CDS encoding FAD-dependent oxidoreductase: protein MQQKQPEQKSYWIESAPQEGVYPAPDGELVVDVAVVGAGIAGISTAWELARRGRRVALLEADRVAAGVTGHTTAKVTALHTLIYDRLRRTRGAEAAALYARSQTEAIRHAAEVVEELGIACDWEDAASFTYAEDEGGVAELRAEAEAAREAGLPAEFVTETGLPFPVAGAVRVAEQAQFHPRRYLLALVGDLVRMGAAVHEGTRVVRLKEGAPCRLTTDAGSTVTAGDVVVATHYPVFDRALLFTRLSARRELVLAAPIPAEADPHGMYITQEQRTRSVRTAPYDEGRRLLIVTGEHFTPGTAEVDERFGLLADWATERFGPLDFSHRWATQDNDSTDSVPLVGPFHAGSRHTWVATGFGGWGMSGGIMAGRLLAEQITGHKSPWSDLYDPRRVLSAMREAPSFLKHQAQVARHFVGDRIGAAGGGSVEAIAPGDGAVVRLGGHPCAVHRDEAGSLHAVSARCTHMGCLVGFNRAERTWECPCHGSRFDTEGRIVQGPATKPLERRDI, encoded by the coding sequence ATGCAGCAGAAGCAGCCGGAGCAGAAGTCGTACTGGATCGAGAGCGCGCCGCAGGAGGGCGTGTACCCGGCACCGGACGGGGAGCTGGTCGTCGACGTGGCGGTGGTGGGGGCGGGGATCGCGGGGATCAGTACGGCGTGGGAGCTGGCGCGGCGGGGGCGGCGGGTGGCCCTGCTGGAGGCGGACCGCGTCGCCGCCGGCGTCACCGGGCACACGACCGCCAAGGTGACCGCGTTGCACACGCTGATCTACGACCGGCTGCGGCGGACCCGGGGCGCCGAGGCCGCCGCGCTGTACGCGCGGTCGCAGACCGAGGCGATCCGGCATGCCGCCGAGGTGGTGGAGGAGCTGGGGATCGCCTGCGACTGGGAGGACGCGGCGTCCTTCACGTACGCCGAGGACGAGGGCGGTGTGGCGGAGCTGCGGGCCGAGGCGGAAGCGGCGCGCGAGGCCGGGCTGCCCGCCGAGTTCGTGACGGAGACGGGGCTGCCGTTCCCGGTCGCGGGGGCGGTGCGCGTGGCGGAGCAGGCGCAGTTCCACCCCCGTAGGTATCTGCTCGCCCTGGTCGGCGATCTGGTGCGGATGGGCGCGGCGGTGCACGAGGGGACGCGGGTGGTGCGGCTCAAGGAGGGGGCGCCGTGCCGGCTGACGACCGACGCGGGGTCCACGGTGACCGCCGGGGACGTCGTGGTCGCCACGCACTACCCCGTGTTCGACCGGGCGCTGCTCTTCACCCGGCTGTCCGCGCGCCGCGAACTCGTCCTCGCCGCGCCGATCCCGGCCGAGGCCGACCCGCACGGCATGTACATCACGCAGGAGCAGCGGACCCGTTCGGTGCGCACCGCCCCGTACGACGAGGGGCGGCGGCTGCTGATCGTCACCGGGGAGCACTTCACCCCGGGCACCGCCGAGGTCGACGAACGGTTCGGGCTGCTGGCGGACTGGGCCACCGAACGCTTCGGCCCTCTCGATTTCAGCCATCGCTGGGCCACCCAGGACAACGACTCCACCGACTCCGTCCCCCTCGTCGGGCCCTTCCACGCGGGCAGTCGGCACACCTGGGTGGCGACCGGGTTCGGCGGCTGGGGCATGAGCGGCGGCATCATGGCCGGGCGGCTGCTGGCCGAGCAGATCACCGGGCACAAGTCGCCGTGGAGCGATCTGTACGACCCGCGCCGGGTGCTCAGCGCGATGCGGGAGGCGCCGAGTTTCCTCAAGCACCAGGCGCAGGTGGCCCGGCACTTCGTCGGCGACCGGATCGGCGCGGCCGGGGGCGGCTCCGTGGAGGCCATCGCCCCCGGGGACGGCGCGGTCGTCCGGCTCGGCGGCCATCCGTGCGCGGTCCATCGCGACGAGGCCGGCTCGCTCCACGCCGTCTCCGCCCGCTGCACCCACATGGGCTGCCTGGTCGGCTTCAACCGCGCCGAACGCACCTGGGAGTGCCCCTGCCACGGCTCCCGCTTCGACACCGAGGGCCGCATCGTCCAGGGCCCGGCGACGAAGCCGCTGGAGCGGCGGGACATCTGA
- a CDS encoding CDGSH iron-sulfur domain-containing protein, with protein MPNVPAERRRVALQRPGPLLVEGPVEVTLEDGTTVSSDRFCVALCTCRRSRIPPWCDTSHRRRAASGDRRPTTGPGTPATAPAEEPRRTQPPSA; from the coding sequence GTGCCGAACGTTCCTGCCGAACGCCGCCGCGTCGCACTGCAACGCCCCGGCCCCCTGCTGGTCGAGGGACCGGTCGAGGTCACCTTGGAGGACGGTACGACCGTGTCGTCGGACCGCTTCTGCGTGGCCCTGTGCACCTGCCGCCGCAGCCGCATCCCCCCGTGGTGCGACACCAGCCACCGGCGCCGGGCCGCCTCCGGTGACCGCAGGCCCACCACCGGGCCCGGCACCCCCGCCACGGCCCCGGCCGAGGAACCCCGCCGCACCCAGCCGCCGTCCGCCTGA